ATTTGTCTGTTAAACCAAGTTTTGGGTTTTGATTCAAGTCAACATGTCATTACTTGTCTTGAACAGGCAGATTGTGTTTTTAGTATTATAACCAAGAAGCAAAGTGCAAACTTTGTTAAGGCTTGTTTCTCTTTTACAACAGATGTGTCATGGTTGTGGCACAAAATCAGCGTCGCCACTGATTCATGGGTTGTGTAAGTTTTGGCATGACATGGAATATGCTTGTATGAACACTTCTTCTTGACATTTCACTCTAAAGGTGTCTATGGTAAAAGTCAAGTGCCGTGTGTTATAtacttcttttttaaaaaaaaatttgccttTATAAAGTTAATTTTTTCTGGACAATATAAGTAAAACGTTTTTTTCATCCTAACCTGCAGTTCAACCTTTCTTAGAAGGCCTCCTTATATCTTGAAGAAGGGATTCTCTGAGAGATGTTCCTCTTAGTTACTTTTCATTTTCGGTCAGACATGAAGAGTTTTTGATGATCTTCTTAATTGATCTTACAAGTTAGGTATGCAATATATCACAGATAGTTTTCTGTAATTGTTGAGGCTGTGTTTTTGTGAACATATGGACATAATCTTTTGGTGATGCAATTGATTAGTAGCTTATGTTGTTAACACTCCCTGGCTAACTCTCCAGATTCGTACCTCCATTCTGATTTTTTATTGGTAGCTAAGTCGTTAACATCCGCTGACTCAAGATTCTTGCTGTGTTTGTAAGATTCAAAATTTGCTTTGAGATGTGCACAATGTTATGTGATTGTTTACCAGTTGTGTCTTACGTGGAAAATTGTTGTGTTTGTCTTTCTGTGAAAACCTTTGACATATCTGTTTTTTCTTATTGGTCAAAGCAAGTTTGAAGCTTGTTGGAATTTGTTTATCAAAATTAGgctgattttttattttctgtatGACTTACTTGTGGTAATTATAAGACCTACCACTTGTAACTTGGAAGAGAATATCGTTGGCCCTTGTGAGCTTGCATTCTTTCTTATTCTGTCTTTTTAACTTGACGTCCTTGCATCTATACTCCTTCCTTATAAGGTTGCTTGTACTTGATGTACTTGCATCTATACCTTATATGATTGGCTCTTGtgagctttcttttcttattgTTTTTTGTACTTGACGTTCTTGcgtcttttctttttcactacATGTTGCTTTTACTTGATGAAAACAATCATCGATCATCTAAACCTTTTCTTCCGGCAGTTTCTGTGAAAGTGTTACATCTTTAAGGTGCACAATATAGGTTGGCTTTCAAAGTCGATGCACATGATATGTTTAATTCTTTGTAAGGTACACAATATAGGGTGGTATTTTAGTCACATTACTGTTTTTGTACAAGTCAACAAGATTTCTCGTCTTACAGTCTCTGGAATGACATCTTGATCACATTTGTTAATAAATGTGCTTAatgtatcttttattttttttattatctggcatttgttgtttaattttctttttgccCATTCTTTTGGTTTCTTGTATGCTATTCTGTTTGCAATTTCTGGAGTTGTAGGTTGTCTTTCTCCATATTATGGGAGTAGCAAATACCTAGCTATCTCTTTCCTTGTTACTTGGGTACACAAGTAAAACTTGCAATTGTGTTAAATTGCTGCAGGGTTTCGTTGCTGCTCAGGCGTCTCAGGAACAAAGCTTCCAATTGCTTGATCAGTGCAAAAACTCTCCTGCAGGAGCTAATAGTATGGGGGTCAACAATCTGGGGCTTCCAACACAGTTAGAGTATCACACATTTGATTTGCATCAGGACTTTGAGAACCAGTATTTCCaaggatttgatggtacgggCCTTTGTGGGGAGGATGCTTTGCCCCAGATTGCGGGTTTTGTACAAAATTTTTGTCCTCCACCTGCTGCTTTTTTAGGGCCGAAATGTGCACTTTGGGATTGTCCGAGGCCAGCCCAAAGGTCAGAGTGGTGTCAAACATCACAGGACTACTGCAGTGGCTATCATGCCACAATTGCACCAGCTGAAGGCTATCCTGGCATGGCTCCAGTTTTACGACCTGGAGGCATTGGCTTGAAGGATAATTTACTTTTTGCGGCTCTTAGTGCAAAAGCTCAAGGAAAAGATGTTGGAATTCCAGAATGTGAGGGGGCTGCTACCACAAAATCCCCTTGGAATGCACCTGGTAAGTCTGTTGAAGCCCTTTTAAGCCTATGTTTTGATTTCCATGGTGGGTCAGATCTTCTATTCACATGATTTATTATAGTGATGAACTCTTTTGACAAATCAGTTTCCTTAAATTTCTGCAGAGCTTTTTGATCTTGTTGTTCTGGAAGGAGAAATGATCAGGGAATGGCTTTTCTTTGATAAGCCTCGAAGAGCATTTGAAAGTGGAAATAGAAAGCAAAGGTCATTGCCAGATTACACTGGACGTGGCTGGCATGAGTCTAGGAAGCAAGTGATGAACGAATACGGAGGGTTGAAGAGATCATACTATATGGATCCGCAGCCAATGAAAAACTATGAGTGGCACCTGTATGAATATGAGATTAACAAGTATGATGTCTGTGCATTGTATAGGCTGGAACTGAAGCTTGTTGATGGGAAAAAGAGCCCAAAAGGGAAGATAGCTACTGATTCTGTCACTGATCTGCAGAAGCAAATGAAGAAGCTTACTGCTGAGTTTCCATCTGACAAGCAGCGTGCCATCAAAGGTGGTGCTAAGGCCGCTTCAAAGGATGCTGCTGGAAGCATTTATTCTACCCCGAATAGAATGCCTCCTACAGGTGAAGGGTTTGAGTACAGCACAGGTGCTTCATATGAATATCTTGTTGACAATTTGAATGGTTACTATGTCACGTAGTGGGTAAAAGTGAAGCAGTTGGAATAAGGGGAAACTGTATCAGTGTGCATCCATTGTGCTGCTCACTGCAGGTCCAGGCAATTGCTGGAGTTCTGAGCTTGCATTTGCTTCACGTCCTTCAGTATTCAGTCTGATGTGTCAACCAAACCTCTCGTGTCTCCTGTAGAATTATTGTCAATAGTACATTGTCATCTGAAGTGCAGCCGCCATCTGACGGTTACCGTTTTGGAGCACCTTTAACTGCAGAAACATGGCGGGCGAGTACCAAAACTGGCTGCCCTTGCTAATTTTATTGCTCGATCATCATGAACTCTTGCTGCATCTTTAGCGTTATTAGTACTAGATGCGATGAATGCTCACAGTTGTCTAGCATTGTCTGACTTTTGGGTTTCAGGACTTGCTGTTAGCGGGCGAGGGTTCATGGTAGCCATAACTTGAAATATGTAGCATTGTCATTTTACCTCGTATATAAGCATGGCTTGGGCTCTTAGCTCCTCTGGCCTCTTATCAACTCTATGAGACCCAGATCTTGACTGCTGTCGTTGCCTTTCAGTTCGCTTTGCTTGGTCCTTGATGCTTTTCTGTTGGATAGCTAGTTTTACTACCAACCTGAGTAAAAGCATGGATGCAATCCCAAATGAGGCTGCTAGGTAAAAAGCTTTATTTGATGGATTTTCTAGAATTAGTAGTAGTCAAAATTGGTAAACATCCATGAAAGTCGTACTTCTTGAGTTCTAATCCAGGTCTTGTCTGAGGAGGGTGCCCGTTGTTGATGACTTGGTGGCGTCCAAGTTAGAAATGGATAAACAAGGTGTGGGGATTCCGATTTTAAGCGCCCAGAGAAGACGATTTACCAGCATTATTCCTGGAGCGCTCATGATGGAGATTCTAGATTGCCAAAACACTAACCTCTTACAAATTACAATTCCCGTGCACTGGCGTGTTAAATGGTCTGTCTACTAATTCACAAACGCATTTCCCGAAAGAATCGTTTAACTGAAGGGTGAACAAACATCAGTTTGTTTCCCTGATTATTGTTCATTCTTACCCCTTTTTATTGCTAGCGTTCCGACCAAATTTGAACTGCAATTAAATCCAAGTAACTATAGCTAAGTATCTAGTTTCCTGTATttattatatacaaaacaaaacaaTCAATGATTCCCAAAACATGTAAAAGGAATACCCCCATTCTAGCTAGAAATCCCAGTTTTCCAAGTGGCTCCTATGATTCTGATATCAACCACAATAGCAATC
This portion of the Coffea arabica cultivar ET-39 chromosome 2e, Coffea Arabica ET-39 HiFi, whole genome shotgun sequence genome encodes:
- the LOC113731004 gene encoding transcription factor VOZ1, translated to MGKGSKSGACKSASHQLFKDRAKNRVDDLQGMFSDLQSARKESRSIDVAVLEEQVHQMLREWKAELIEPSPASSLQGGSLGSFSSDIYRLLQLCEEEDDATSALAAPKSEPDAQKADSGAVFQEGFVAAQASQEQSFQLLDQCKNSPAGANSMGVNNLGLPTQLEYHTFDLHQDFENQYFQGFDGTGLCGEDALPQIAGFVQNFCPPPAAFLGPKCALWDCPRPAQRSEWCQTSQDYCSGYHATIAPAEGYPGMAPVLRPGGIGLKDNLLFAALSAKAQGKDVGIPECEGAATTKSPWNAPELFDLVVLEGEMIREWLFFDKPRRAFESGNRKQRSLPDYTGRGWHESRKQVMNEYGGLKRSYYMDPQPMKNYEWHLYEYEINKYDVCALYRLELKLVDGKKSPKGKIATDSVTDLQKQMKKLTAEFPSDKQRAIKGGAKAASKDAAGSIYSTPNRMPPTGEGFEYSTGASYEYLVDNLNGYYVT